Proteins found in one Alteromonas macleodii genomic segment:
- a CDS encoding alkaline phosphatase PhoX codes for MITRRQFLVGSLAFGGLATSAFGKKMNLASMPISEGYGALVADPQKLLDLPKGFSYKVISSLGNAMSDGMHVPDRADGMGCLPIDGSSDKVALIRNHELHPKHLSAQPETIQAHTSDLAYDSYANGIALPGGTTTMVYNLSTQKVENEFISLTGTVRNCSGGITPWGTWLTCEESVDRPHGPNGDVVNNDHGYIFEVPANASSLIKAKPLKAMGRFNHEAACVYPKTGIVYLTEDRGDSLLYRFVPNEYGNLAAGGQLEALVVKGKSQFDTRNWNGNAMPVATWFDVEWVALDNPDSPNDDLRVQGYDKGAALFARGEGIHWGEDELYFCCTNGGQKQLGQVMKLVPSADGKQDKLQLFLESEDKNLYNFGDNLTVCPNGHLLVCEDQYTDIVDNHLRGVTPSGEVYNFAKLHAQTELAGACFSPDGNTLFVNIYSPTKTLAITGPWLKA; via the coding sequence ATGATTACACGACGCCAGTTTTTAGTAGGCTCTTTGGCATTTGGTGGGCTAGCGACCAGTGCTTTCGGTAAGAAGATGAACTTGGCGTCAATGCCAATTAGTGAAGGTTATGGCGCGCTCGTTGCCGACCCCCAAAAGCTGCTCGATTTACCCAAAGGCTTTAGCTATAAAGTTATCTCAAGCCTTGGCAATGCGATGTCTGACGGTATGCACGTACCTGATAGAGCGGATGGGATGGGTTGCCTTCCTATAGATGGTAGTAGCGACAAAGTGGCGCTAATACGCAATCATGAACTACACCCTAAACATTTAAGTGCACAGCCTGAGACTATTCAAGCGCATACCAGCGACTTAGCTTATGACAGTTACGCTAATGGCATTGCTTTACCCGGCGGTACCACTACCATGGTGTATAACCTTAGCACTCAAAAGGTTGAAAACGAGTTTATTAGCCTGACTGGCACCGTAAGAAATTGTTCAGGCGGCATTACGCCTTGGGGCACGTGGCTAACGTGTGAAGAATCGGTAGACCGTCCTCATGGCCCTAACGGCGATGTAGTAAATAACGACCACGGCTATATCTTTGAAGTGCCTGCCAATGCGAGCTCATTAATAAAAGCAAAGCCACTCAAAGCCATGGGGCGTTTTAACCACGAAGCGGCTTGTGTCTACCCCAAAACCGGTATTGTTTATTTAACCGAAGACAGAGGCGATAGTTTGCTTTATCGCTTTGTACCCAATGAGTACGGCAACTTAGCGGCTGGCGGTCAGTTAGAAGCTTTGGTAGTAAAAGGGAAGTCTCAGTTCGATACACGTAACTGGAATGGCAATGCTATGCCTGTAGCGACATGGTTCGATGTTGAGTGGGTAGCGTTAGATAACCCAGATAGCCCTAATGATGATTTACGCGTGCAAGGGTATGATAAAGGGGCAGCGCTTTTCGCTCGGGGTGAAGGCATACACTGGGGCGAAGATGAGCTTTATTTCTGCTGTACCAATGGCGGGCAGAAGCAGCTAGGTCAGGTAATGAAGCTTGTTCCATCTGCAGATGGTAAACAAGACAAGCTTCAGCTGTTTTTAGAAAGTGAAGACAAGAATCTGTATAACTTCGGCGATAACCTAACTGTGTGCCCGAACGGGCATTTATTAGTGTGCGAAGATCAATACACCGACATAGTGGATAACCATTTGCGTGGTGTTACGCCAAGCGGAGAAGTATACAACTTTGCTAAATTACATGCGCAAACAGAACTAGCAGGCGCGTGTTTCTCGCCTGATGGCAATACGCTTTTCGTCAATATTTACTCACCAACGAAAACGTTAGCAATTACCGGCCCTTGGCTAAAAGCCTAA
- a CDS encoding RES family NAD+ phosphorylase, which yields MLVYRIAPRKNNSSENALNGIGGHYCEGRWHYTGQSVVYTASSRALAILERLVNDSSEVLKKDLTITTVLLSEEVRIKRLSVNELPAGWDAMPYSQHTQQLGTTWLQNKSSAVLQVPSSVCPGESNFVLNPEHIDARHFKVVDCKPFYYPPRLAEKL from the coding sequence GTGCTTGTCTATCGTATAGCACCAAGAAAGAACAACTCTAGCGAGAACGCGCTCAATGGAATAGGTGGCCATTATTGTGAGGGTCGTTGGCACTATACAGGGCAGTCTGTTGTCTATACTGCTAGTAGTCGGGCTTTAGCGATATTAGAGCGATTAGTTAATGACTCATCTGAAGTGTTAAAAAAGGACCTCACTATCACTACAGTTCTATTGTCGGAAGAAGTTCGTATAAAACGTTTATCAGTTAACGAACTGCCTGCTGGCTGGGATGCCATGCCATACTCGCAGCATACCCAACAGCTCGGCACGACTTGGCTTCAAAATAAGTCCTCTGCCGTACTACAAGTACCATCAAGTGTTTGTCCCGGTGAATCTAACTTTGTATTGAACCCCGAACATATCGATGCTCGGCATTTCAAAGTTGTAGATTGTAAACCTTTTTACTACCCGCCTCGTTTGGCTGAAAAACTATAG
- a CDS encoding antitoxin Xre/MbcA/ParS toxin-binding domain-containing protein — translation MKVSENKRDGTYDNEVDLVEIVSGGLINKLSSPFDEVEAVRKGFPVNRIKRLESIMRWDRKAFAKFIRTTPKTLERYARDNKHLSPQVSENTLDVARLMNLGIAYFESVERWNLWLNTPHVQFNNSAPVSVLDSASGRALIKRIVLGLEYGFVA, via the coding sequence ATGAAAGTAAGTGAAAACAAGAGAGACGGAACTTACGATAACGAGGTCGATTTGGTTGAAATCGTAAGCGGTGGGCTAATAAATAAGCTATCGTCACCGTTTGACGAAGTTGAGGCAGTCCGCAAAGGTTTCCCAGTCAATAGAATAAAACGTCTTGAATCCATAATGAGATGGGACCGAAAAGCATTTGCTAAATTTATACGTACTACACCTAAGACGCTGGAAAGATATGCTAGGGATAACAAACATCTAAGTCCACAGGTGAGTGAAAATACACTTGATGTGGCCCGACTAATGAACCTTGGTATCGCTTACTTTGAAAGCGTAGAACGTTGGAACCTTTGGTTAAACACTCCTCACGTCCAATTCAATAATTCAGCCCCTGTCTCTGTATTAGATTCAGCCAGTGGTCGCGCCTTGATCAAGCGTATCGTACTAGGCTTAGAATACGGTTTCGTAGCCTAG
- a CDS encoding type III pantothenate kinase: MNNIEENHVILVDIGNTRIKYSLLCDAEEEPNVCEDAKSLFSFIDDQKKISHLYIASVRNQELVDEISAMCSERNIIFVEKHTEKEAFGIKNSYANVQKMGVDRWLAMVCAAEKSKKAFFVMDVGTAITVDFVVDGQHLGGWIVPGFQVMRNALVASTKKVYANDEIPTTFGVGTDTEDCVASGCHAALYGVYLSAIDYISSKQTDFDIILGGGDKKVFAFLKSADNMRLAHLVMQGLARYARSELLK; this comes from the coding sequence ATGAACAACATTGAAGAAAACCACGTCATATTAGTGGATATCGGTAACACCCGAATAAAATATTCACTGCTTTGTGATGCAGAAGAAGAGCCTAATGTATGCGAAGATGCCAAATCTCTATTCTCTTTTATCGATGATCAGAAAAAAATTTCCCATTTATATATAGCTTCTGTGAGAAACCAGGAGCTGGTTGATGAAATATCCGCCATGTGTAGCGAGCGAAATATTATTTTTGTAGAAAAGCACACAGAGAAAGAAGCCTTCGGCATAAAAAATAGTTACGCGAATGTTCAAAAAATGGGCGTTGATAGATGGCTTGCCATGGTGTGCGCTGCAGAAAAATCAAAAAAAGCATTTTTTGTTATGGATGTGGGTACGGCAATAACGGTCGATTTTGTTGTGGATGGTCAACATTTAGGCGGTTGGATCGTGCCTGGTTTTCAAGTTATGCGTAATGCATTGGTAGCTTCTACTAAAAAAGTGTACGCGAATGATGAAATTCCGACCACCTTTGGCGTGGGAACCGATACTGAAGATTGTGTGGCATCAGGGTGTCATGCGGCACTATATGGTGTTTATTTGAGCGCGATTGATTACATATCAAGCAAACAAACCGATTTTGATATAATTTTAGGGGGTGGAGACAAAAAAGTGTTTGCATTCTTAAAATCTGCTGATAACATGCGCCTCGCTCATTTGGTGATGCAGGGTCTTGCCCGCTACGCTCGAAGTGAACTTCTAAAGTGA
- the birA gene encoding bifunctional biotin--[acetyl-CoA-carboxylase] ligase/biotin operon repressor BirA, which yields MRQASKAIRKHILALLSDGQFHSGETIAQQVGLSRTAVAGHISQLADWGLDVFKVKGKGYRLERGFPLLSADSIKRHLGNTKRAVIDVESVLPSTNTEMKKRIASKREDLENGDVVFAEIQTDGRGRHGRSWLAPVGGSLTFSMYWSFPDGYQSMAGLSLLVGLAVCDALKEFGVEDAELKWPNDIYLQGKKLAGVLIEVEGQIGATAHSVIGIGLNVCVPDNQYDVGQPHSDLASYLGTIPDRNALAAEIIKSLWFYLPKFTQQGFGPFTAYWEALDLYADKRIVLQMGEKRFSGIDRGVDASGALLVETQDGITRFHGGEVSLRGN from the coding sequence ATGAGACAAGCATCAAAAGCTATAAGAAAACATATACTCGCTTTGTTGTCTGACGGTCAGTTCCATTCAGGTGAAACCATTGCTCAGCAAGTTGGACTTTCACGTACCGCAGTAGCGGGTCATATTTCCCAACTTGCCGATTGGGGTTTAGATGTATTTAAAGTAAAAGGTAAAGGCTACCGATTAGAACGAGGTTTTCCATTGTTAAGCGCTGACAGCATTAAACGCCATTTAGGCAATACAAAACGAGCGGTTATTGATGTGGAGTCGGTTCTACCTTCCACCAATACAGAAATGAAAAAGCGTATTGCGAGCAAACGAGAAGATCTTGAAAATGGCGATGTTGTTTTTGCCGAAATTCAAACCGATGGGCGAGGGCGACACGGTCGTTCGTGGTTAGCTCCAGTTGGCGGCAGCTTAACTTTTTCTATGTATTGGTCTTTTCCTGATGGCTATCAGAGTATGGCTGGGCTTTCTTTATTAGTAGGTCTAGCTGTTTGCGATGCGCTTAAGGAATTTGGTGTCGAAGATGCTGAATTAAAATGGCCAAATGATATTTATCTGCAGGGTAAAAAGCTGGCTGGTGTACTTATTGAGGTAGAAGGGCAGATAGGTGCAACGGCGCATAGTGTTATCGGCATAGGTTTAAATGTTTGTGTTCCCGATAATCAATATGATGTTGGTCAGCCTCATAGCGATCTTGCTTCTTATTTAGGCACTATCCCTGATAGAAATGCGCTAGCAGCAGAAATAATTAAATCTCTGTGGTTTTATCTGCCCAAATTTACCCAACAAGGGTTCGGACCATTTACGGCTTACTGGGAAGCGCTCGACTTATACGCCGATAAACGCATTGTTTTACAGATGGGAGAGAAGCGTTTCTCCGGAATTGATAGAGGAGTAGACGCGAGCGGCGCGCTACTTGTTGAAACGCAAGACGGTATTACCCGATTCCACGGAGGCGAAGTTAGCCTTAGAGGCAATTAA
- the murB gene encoding UDP-N-acetylmuramate dehydrogenase, producing MPSLQPYSTFGLSASCDSIQSFADVASFLSTFNTYKNETNKAIYILGGGSNSIFTDDFDGAILVNEIKGISHFDTESHHYLRVGAGENWHDFVTLCMKEKWYGFENLALIPGSVGACPIQNIGAYGVEVNSLIDKVECVFLETGEQVLLSNEDCQFGYRDSVFKHALANKVLITHVNFKLPKQYELKISYGELAALTEPTPEKVYSKVIEIRKSKLPDPSELGNAGSFFKNPVVSKVVFDAIAKEYHSVPNFVVSENAGNEQEQIKIPAAWLIDQAGFKGKTLNKVRCHPTQPLVLTNIGGATGSDVITMAKNIIASVQDKFGIQLEPEVRLLGNKGLISL from the coding sequence ATGCCCTCACTACAACCTTACAGCACATTTGGCCTTTCAGCGTCGTGTGATTCTATCCAGTCGTTTGCCGATGTTGCTTCATTTCTATCTACCTTTAATACCTATAAAAATGAAACCAACAAAGCTATTTATATATTAGGTGGAGGAAGCAACTCGATTTTTACCGATGATTTTGACGGAGCGATCTTGGTAAACGAAATAAAAGGCATTAGTCACTTCGATACTGAAAGCCATCACTATTTACGGGTAGGAGCAGGCGAAAACTGGCATGACTTTGTAACTCTTTGTATGAAAGAGAAGTGGTATGGGTTTGAGAACTTAGCGTTAATACCTGGTTCGGTAGGCGCTTGTCCTATTCAGAATATTGGAGCCTATGGTGTAGAGGTTAATTCGTTAATCGATAAGGTGGAATGTGTATTTCTTGAAACCGGTGAACAGGTGCTGCTAAGCAATGAAGACTGTCAGTTCGGTTATAGAGATAGTGTGTTCAAACATGCACTAGCCAATAAAGTACTTATCACTCATGTAAACTTTAAACTACCTAAGCAATACGAGCTCAAAATAAGTTATGGCGAGCTAGCTGCACTCACCGAACCAACACCAGAAAAGGTGTATAGTAAGGTAATTGAAATTAGAAAAAGCAAACTGCCAGATCCCAGTGAATTAGGTAATGCAGGTAGCTTTTTCAAGAATCCCGTTGTCTCAAAAGTAGTCTTCGACGCGATAGCGAAAGAATATCACTCGGTACCGAATTTTGTTGTAAGCGAAAATGCTGGAAACGAACAAGAACAAATAAAAATCCCTGCTGCTTGGCTAATTGACCAAGCAGGTTTTAAAGGCAAAACGTTGAACAAAGTACGTTGCCACCCTACACAGCCATTGGTACTTACTAACATAGGTGGCGCCACCGGAAGCGATGTAATCACCATGGCGAAAAATATCATAGCAAGCGTACAGGATAAATTTGGCATACAGCTGGAGCCCGAAGTACGCTTATTAGGAAACAAAGGACTTATTTCGCTATGA
- a CDS encoding DUF4174 domain-containing protein: MKIIYFIIFLLLTGFYSAFAFANSAKAHCKITLGELAWKNRVLIYNAQSKGELDDLYAFAEYEKVSLTERKLVVIGIVEQQPVIVFGYPKCHISLNKLNPKTKVTLIGLDSTIKAKYDTFDSELIYSTIDKMPMRKTELRRY, translated from the coding sequence ATGAAGATTATCTACTTTATTATTTTTTTACTGCTCACGGGGTTCTACTCCGCCTTTGCATTTGCAAATAGCGCTAAGGCCCATTGTAAGATTACTCTGGGGGAGCTTGCTTGGAAAAACAGGGTTTTAATCTACAATGCACAAAGCAAGGGTGAACTAGACGATCTTTATGCATTCGCTGAATATGAAAAGGTCTCTCTCACTGAAAGGAAGCTAGTGGTGATAGGTATAGTAGAACAGCAACCTGTTATTGTTTTTGGTTACCCTAAATGTCATATCTCTCTTAATAAGCTAAACCCAAAAACTAAAGTAACGCTTATAGGGCTAGATAGTACAATTAAAGCTAAATATGACACCTTCGATAGTGAGCTTATCTATAGCACGATTGATAAAATGCCTATGAGAAAAACAGAACTAAGGCGTTACTAA
- a CDS encoding class I SAM-dependent methyltransferase, which produces MSDYWSDYWKVGHLSSFAQSSKDNYSGEIASFWEEFLRDYNHSHCNIVDIGCGNGALTDLALNKFKYTQPNFIGVDAAKLSIPKHLLQERVRFYQNTRAETLPLESHTIDIAISQFGFEYTDMGKVLEELSRALKLGGKVCFVIHHKDSIIVKPNALIRQAVDEVMVKNGPFDLLSMLVNSIHKTGKNNPNAEKYRHSLNTQIQQLSYSNKFGLYGTGFPDLLKNTMSSSLIDFKSRKDKLKNFRSEMKTLAKRLDNLLSVALDSDRIDSLLMSMSELGFTDVSQTPLRRENELLGVSIQANLILPS; this is translated from the coding sequence ATGAGTGATTATTGGTCTGACTATTGGAAAGTAGGTCATCTAAGTTCTTTTGCGCAATCCAGTAAAGATAACTATTCGGGAGAAATAGCTTCGTTTTGGGAAGAATTTCTTCGTGACTACAATCACTCACATTGCAATATAGTAGATATAGGTTGCGGTAACGGAGCGCTAACGGACTTGGCGCTAAACAAGTTCAAGTACACTCAACCCAACTTTATAGGTGTAGATGCCGCTAAACTGAGTATTCCTAAGCACTTGTTGCAAGAGAGGGTACGCTTCTACCAGAATACGCGAGCAGAAACTTTGCCGTTAGAAAGCCATACTATAGATATTGCTATTTCACAATTCGGCTTTGAATATACAGATATGGGTAAAGTCTTAGAAGAACTATCACGCGCTCTGAAATTAGGCGGGAAGGTTTGCTTTGTAATACATCATAAAGATTCAATAATTGTTAAGCCCAATGCATTAATTCGCCAGGCCGTGGATGAAGTTATGGTAAAAAACGGCCCTTTCGATCTGTTATCCATGTTGGTCAATTCTATTCACAAGACTGGTAAAAATAACCCTAATGCTGAAAAGTACCGTCATTCGTTGAATACGCAAATACAACAGTTATCTTATTCTAATAAATTCGGCTTATACGGAACTGGGTTTCCAGATCTGCTTAAAAATACAATGTCTTCTTCGCTGATCGACTTTAAGTCGCGAAAGGACAAACTTAAAAACTTCCGCAGCGAAATGAAAACACTTGCTAAACGACTAGATAATTTACTTTCAGTTGCATTAGACAGTGATCGAATAGACAGCCTATTAATGTCTATGTCTGAATTAGGTTTTACCGATGTAAGTCAAACACCATTACGCCGAGAGAACGAGCTTCTTGGAGTGTCGATACAAGCTAATTTAATTTTACCGTCTTAA
- a CDS encoding TolC family protein produces the protein MVMRRLFFTAIALATYIGGSVPASFAQTQNTSPVQTQQGRQAPTIEALVDSMVNYHPYVQAINEGNYQAAAELEIARSSFDPFIEQKTKSRVSGYYDGTNLTQRFTNPIEDFNASVFGEYRIAAGDFPSYEGYYDTLSAGEASVGVAMSLLQNREIDKRRTELRNAGLATSQWQALATSLINDFVYKGVSEYIAWYESALQIQAVTELLNTASEREKALVTRVEKGDLASIVLTEFKANLLQQRLTLAELKQKRDTHAQMLSFYWRSPTGDMLAINSDQPPTDLSWPFWIGNSQLVTLRNALRSHPELDVMKLEQQVVENKVALADNALLPKLDLTASIARDVGAGSETLEGTETKVGLSFSYPLGNRKAKAERAQLQSKQRELSHKLTSTQQAIAQRFEQALVYWAQAKDIVSLQSENAALAKTLSKVEKTRFDAGDSDMFVLNARAQNEIKAKIKEIKAKVDLLKSELMLYKEAAMLHSFDN, from the coding sequence ATGGTAATGCGCAGATTGTTTTTTACTGCAATTGCATTAGCTACATATATAGGTGGAAGTGTACCTGCTTCATTCGCGCAGACACAAAATACGAGTCCAGTGCAAACTCAACAGGGTAGACAAGCGCCAACCATCGAAGCGTTAGTCGATAGCATGGTGAACTATCATCCTTATGTACAGGCAATTAACGAAGGAAACTATCAAGCTGCCGCTGAACTTGAAATTGCAAGGAGCAGCTTCGACCCCTTTATTGAACAGAAAACCAAAAGCCGAGTGTCAGGTTATTATGATGGGACCAACCTCACTCAGCGTTTCACAAATCCAATCGAAGATTTCAACGCGTCTGTATTTGGTGAGTATCGCATCGCAGCGGGTGACTTTCCTAGCTATGAAGGGTATTACGATACGCTTTCTGCCGGCGAGGCTAGTGTGGGTGTTGCCATGTCGCTTTTGCAAAACCGTGAGATAGATAAACGCAGAACTGAATTGCGCAACGCGGGGCTAGCTACCTCTCAGTGGCAGGCACTAGCTACAAGCCTCATTAACGACTTTGTATATAAAGGGGTAAGTGAGTACATTGCGTGGTACGAGAGTGCGTTACAAATTCAAGCCGTCACTGAGTTACTTAATACGGCGTCTGAACGTGAAAAAGCCTTGGTTACTCGGGTAGAGAAGGGCGACTTAGCCAGTATCGTGCTTACGGAATTTAAAGCCAACTTACTTCAACAGCGTTTAACTTTGGCTGAACTTAAACAAAAGCGAGATACGCACGCGCAAATGCTGTCTTTTTACTGGCGCTCACCAACGGGTGACATGTTGGCAATTAACAGTGACCAGCCACCTACCGATTTAAGCTGGCCCTTTTGGATTGGCAACAGCCAGTTGGTAACGCTTCGCAATGCACTTCGAAGTCACCCAGAATTAGACGTAATGAAGTTAGAACAGCAGGTGGTAGAAAACAAAGTTGCACTAGCAGACAACGCGCTACTCCCCAAGCTTGACCTTACAGCCTCTATCGCCAGAGATGTGGGTGCTGGCTCTGAAACGTTGGAAGGGACAGAAACCAAAGTAGGCCTATCGTTTTCTTATCCACTAGGCAACAGAAAGGCAAAAGCAGAGCGTGCACAATTGCAGTCTAAGCAAAGAGAGCTTTCACACAAACTCACTTCAACACAACAAGCTATCGCACAGCGCTTTGAACAGGCGTTAGTTTACTGGGCTCAAGCAAAGGATATTGTGTCGCTTCAAAGCGAAAATGCTGCGTTAGCAAAAACTTTGTCAAAGGTAGAGAAAACGCGATTCGATGCTGGAGATAGCGATATGTTCGTATTAAATGCGCGAGCGCAAAACGAGATTAAAGCCAAGATCAAAGAGATCAAAGCCAAGGTCGACTTATTAAAATCGGAGCTTATGCTATATAAAGAAGCGGCGATGCTGCATTCCTTCGACAACTAG
- a CDS encoding HlyD family secretion protein, which produces MNNAERRFLDNITSLPSLKVPKLHRVITGVIIFLVLAAGLILYFTPWIQTAYGTGMVDSLDPKDRTQPINALVDGQVKQWHVREGQQVKAGEPIVTLIDIDAQRLEKLQSQLSAANLKNQANETAVRNAENNLARQKSLQEQGLVSRKEVEQAEIKVQELRAKAAASVSEINEVSMTLSRQSTQTKFAPVDGTVVRLLSGGVSTFVKSGDILGQFIPADAKRSVRVTVRGLDAPLVKPGAKARLQFEGWPVFQFSGWPGSAIGTFGGEVVYVEPVANATGDFNVWIRPDESDVPWPAESSARLGSRVKAWVLLEEVRLGYEMWRQLNNFPPLPTQQSSSGGAKGSGASIW; this is translated from the coding sequence GTGAATAACGCAGAACGTCGCTTTTTAGACAACATTACATCGTTACCCTCTTTGAAAGTGCCCAAGCTTCACCGCGTCATCACAGGCGTGATCATTTTCTTGGTACTGGCTGCCGGGTTGATACTGTACTTTACTCCTTGGATCCAGACCGCCTATGGTACAGGTATGGTAGACTCGCTCGACCCTAAAGACAGAACCCAGCCCATTAATGCCCTTGTCGATGGGCAAGTAAAGCAATGGCACGTAAGGGAAGGGCAGCAGGTAAAAGCAGGTGAGCCTATTGTTACGCTTATAGATATTGATGCACAACGTCTTGAAAAGCTTCAGTCGCAGCTTTCGGCAGCAAATCTGAAGAACCAAGCTAACGAAACGGCGGTGAGAAATGCCGAAAATAACCTGGCGCGCCAAAAGTCACTGCAGGAACAAGGCTTGGTGTCTCGTAAAGAAGTTGAACAAGCTGAGATTAAAGTACAGGAACTAAGAGCTAAAGCCGCAGCGTCGGTATCTGAAATAAACGAAGTAAGCATGACGCTCTCTCGTCAATCTACCCAAACCAAATTTGCGCCGGTAGATGGTACCGTGGTGCGTTTGCTGTCGGGTGGTGTGTCTACTTTTGTGAAATCTGGCGATATCTTAGGTCAGTTTATTCCTGCCGATGCCAAGCGTAGTGTACGTGTAACGGTAAGAGGATTAGATGCACCATTGGTAAAGCCTGGTGCAAAAGCGCGATTGCAATTCGAAGGTTGGCCGGTTTTCCAATTTAGCGGGTGGCCTGGAAGTGCAATAGGTACCTTCGGTGGTGAAGTGGTATATGTAGAGCCAGTGGCAAACGCCACGGGCGACTTTAATGTTTGGATCAGACCCGACGAGTCAGACGTTCCATGGCCAGCAGAAAGTTCAGCCCGTTTAGGTAGCCGAGTAAAAGCATGGGTACTGCTAGAAGAAGTGCGATTAGGTTATGAAATGTGGAGGCAGTTAAATAACTTCCCGCCATTACCTACACAACAGTCATCTTCAGGAGGAGCAAAAGGGTCAGGAGCATCAATATGGTAA
- a CDS encoding ABC transporter ATP-binding protein codes for MAKTINLRKTRKTLFSLLKPEAGFFWVAIAYGVAISLMTLAVPIAVQTLINSIANIGSTRAVIILAVILFLTLFISGVFSALRMRVMEFYERKVYARLTADLGLKTILAPHSFFEGRQNVSITQRYFDIMTFQKNMPSLMIDGFALVLQMLVGFTLVSFYHPALFAFNVVLLLTMYAVWKIWGRGAKRTAIELSHAKYDSAKWLHDIAIAHEFFKSADHVEYAGRSTEGYISNYVKKHKSHFNYTFAQVVMFLLMYAVASASLLGIGGVLVVQGELSIGQLVAAELVMSAVFFGLSRFTQYLKLYYELYGAAEKLGGALAMPQEELNASEHIPASSKLVFNNVELKHGNDTCHLNVVFEPGTKYFVTTDKSWVQKQLLGLVKQYDRVKSGDILLGEFSLNDYDTHELRQAVTILDRSLIIEVSIERYLKLAHPDASIADIRAALEEVEMTKVIDSLPEGLQTKVSVLGAPLQPLEFLLLKLAAAIIGKPKLLVLNQHFDAIPVDLRARLLRRLSKYDFTVMYFTNMPITDCFEGVLHLHDNATAMLNKYSASDTPVSEKHISANVINEQDNNLRSNNKEGE; via the coding sequence ATGGCCAAAACAATAAACTTACGTAAAACGCGAAAAACACTGTTTTCGTTATTGAAACCGGAGGCTGGCTTTTTTTGGGTTGCAATCGCTTATGGCGTGGCAATCAGTTTGATGACACTGGCAGTACCTATAGCGGTCCAAACGTTAATAAACAGTATTGCCAATATTGGCTCAACCCGTGCGGTTATTATCCTTGCCGTTATTTTGTTTCTTACCTTGTTTATATCAGGTGTGTTCAGCGCACTTCGTATGCGCGTAATGGAGTTTTACGAGCGTAAGGTGTATGCACGTCTTACCGCAGATTTGGGGCTTAAAACTATTCTTGCCCCGCACAGCTTTTTCGAAGGCCGTCAGAACGTAAGTATTACGCAGCGTTACTTCGATATTATGACGTTTCAAAAGAACATGCCTTCGCTGATGATCGACGGCTTTGCTCTGGTACTGCAAATGCTGGTGGGTTTCACATTGGTTTCTTTTTATCATCCCGCGCTTTTTGCATTTAATGTAGTGCTGCTCTTAACCATGTACGCCGTGTGGAAAATTTGGGGCCGCGGCGCTAAGCGCACCGCAATTGAACTTTCTCATGCGAAGTATGATTCCGCTAAGTGGCTGCACGACATTGCCATCGCACACGAGTTTTTCAAATCGGCGGATCACGTTGAATATGCCGGGCGCAGTACCGAAGGCTATATTAGTAACTATGTGAAAAAGCACAAAAGCCACTTTAATTACACTTTCGCACAAGTGGTAATGTTCTTATTAATGTACGCAGTGGCAAGTGCGTCGCTACTTGGTATTGGTGGCGTTCTTGTTGTGCAAGGCGAACTGTCTATTGGTCAGCTAGTCGCGGCCGAGCTGGTAATGTCTGCCGTATTCTTTGGTTTATCCCGCTTTACTCAGTACTTAAAGCTTTATTATGAACTATATGGTGCGGCCGAAAAATTAGGTGGTGCTTTAGCTATGCCCCAGGAAGAGCTAAATGCTTCAGAGCACATTCCTGCATCGTCTAAGTTAGTATTTAACAATGTAGAGCTTAAACATGGCAACGATACCTGCCATTTAAACGTTGTGTTCGAGCCTGGTACTAAGTACTTCGTTACTACAGATAAAAGCTGGGTTCAAAAGCAACTGTTAGGGCTGGTAAAGCAATACGACCGAGTGAAGTCAGGCGATATATTATTAGGTGAATTTAGCCTAAACGATTATGACACCCATGAGCTAAGGCAGGCGGTAACTATTTTAGATCGCTCTTTAATTATTGAAGTGTCTATCGAGCGATATTTGAAGCTGGCTCATCCCGACGCGAGCATTGCCGATATTCGCGCAGCCCTTGAAGAAGTTGAAATGACGAAGGTTATCGATAGCTTACCAGAAGGTCTGCAGACTAAAGTGTCGGTATTAGGTGCGCCTCTACAGCCGCTAGAATTCTTACTGCTTAAACTGGCTGCCGCTATTATAGGTAAGCCCAAACTTCTTGTATTAAACCAGCACTTTGATGCCATACCGGTCGATTTACGAGCAAGGCTACTGAGACGTTTAAGCAAGTACGATTTCACTGTGATGTACTTTACCAATATGCCAATAACAGACTGCTTCGAAGGTGTGCTTCATCTACATGATAATGCTACGGCTATGTTAAACAAATATAGCGCTAGCGATACGCCAGTCAGTGAGAAGCATATAAGTGCTAACGTTATTAACGAACAAGATAATAACTTACGCAGTAATAATAAGGAGGGTGAGTAA